TACCTAAAGTTCCTTCGCTTTTCCCCAATACcattccatctttttctgtCCCAGATGGTAAGACGAACAAGCGTATCAAACACTTCTTTCTGCCTTATGTCCCAACCTCAGCTTTGGACCGTGTTTCTTTAGATGTGATCCTTGTATCTCTCTAACTCTACTCTTGggattcttcttcgatTCTCGGTTCCTCTCTTCGTTTTTCATTCTCTCcctcatttctttttctttatctATTTCAGGACATTTAAACGGCAAGTTCCATGGTGGATAACAAAATACGGGGGATTGGTAGAATTAAACGACAGGAGGGTTCAGTAAAGTTAGGAGTACAAAAAAGAGTAGGAGAgtagaaggaaaagaaggttgGAAGGGACGAACACAATGGCAAATAGTCTAGAGGAACCCTCTTCCGGTACCTTTGGCAAATACCCGGACAGTGGAAGGTTCGAGTCGGTATTGTAACGGTTTTGAGCGAGGGATGTACGTGTCGTTGTCTGTTTCGGTTCGTCGGAAGTTGGAATTGGGGCGAAGATGGTAGGTGCCGAatggatgggaagagatctatgtggaggagaaaaagaaaggtcAGATTGGATCAGAATGAGAAACTGAAAACTCGAGGGATCTGAGAACTTTGGGGTGTTGGGATGTGAGGGAACTTACCTCGCCCATGACATCTCCACTCCTCCCTGATTGAAGGTTTTCAATTCTCCACCAGACGCCGTGCCCGAGTTTCAAAAGGCGTTCGAGCAGGGCGGTCTCTGTCTCCGGTTCCGACATGGATACAGATACGGATGTTTGAAGGGATGACAATGATAGAGAGTCGGTGTGGAGAGTTGATACGAGGGCTGTCTTGGACtagaggaagggaaaaaatTGGGGTTTAATCAGCTTAAGGAAAGATAGGGGAAAGCTGGGATCGGGGCTCACACTCATGGTTAGCGCGTACACAGCTCTGATGAACCGATGGATTTCTCTGGCTGAGACGCCTATGGACAAGAGGTCACTCAGGCCGTCTAGGATGAGTAGACACTGTaattcttctccttcttgtctgGGGTTTAATGAGTGTCCTGATTGCGGCTGCGCTTGTGCTTGGAGGTGCGGAATAAGCACATCGTATACTTGTTTCAGAGTTGGGCCCATCCCTTTCCGAAGTTGTGTCTTCGGCTGCGGAGGAAAGTGGAGGGAATATTCTCGGCGAGTTGGCATTAGaagtagaggaagaagggatacAGGCGGgtaaggaagaaggagtaaTGTGAATGAATGTAGGAGAGGCGggtggtggaagtggagtGCCCTATACGTTTGAAAATGGCAAGTTTATCATTTGTCGGTTAATGCAGacagaaggaagataaaAAGAAACGCACCAGTTTTTTGAGAACGGCTTCCCAACTTgatcttccttcacctctaAAATCAACCCACACAACTTTGATCACCTGTTCCGTTCCACCATTACCCGTCTGTCTCGCTTGAGTTAGAGACAGAGATTGAGATttttgcttgagaagagcagcatTGACCAAGTGATAAAGCGCAAATTGAGCGGGAGAGTTGAGGGTATCTGAAATGATCAAGTGGGACCCTGGGGGTGGTAGGGGGGAATTGGATTGGAATGGCAGGTGCGCTGTTAGATAGGTCATGTTTGAGCGTTGTCCTTAACGATTTTAGAGACGGAGAGTAGGAGATGAATTGAGTAATGTCGAGACTTGTAGCATGAGGAGAATAAGTCCCCGGAGACTAATGACGTCCACACTTTTTTGGCATCTTGGATTGAACCACGTGGAAACCAAGCTTAGGCACTACTAAAGACCACGTGGCCGTGAAGTCATCCGATACTAGATATATATGACTTCATGGAAGACACTATATAATAGGATTCCCCAACAAGCGTGTTATCATTAGTGGTTAAGCCAGCAACAGTTATTATACATCTACTATACAAGCCTTGGAAACAAAACCATGTCACTCAGAATTGGAATCACCACAGCCAGGGCTATCCCAGCAAGGGCCATAGCTACGTGAGTCATCTATGTAGCGAACCCGGAGTTACCACGCTCATTTCCACTTTATTTAGACGATCGATCATGACTCTCAGGCGAGTCACTGTCCCACAGGCCTCTCCTAAAGGCTACAGGCAGTGTATGTGTTATGGAACATAGAAGGTGTAGAGCTCCTCGCTGACCGTTGGACGGTCGGATCTTTGACCAGcatccatcctccaagAAACAGCCAAGACAGCCCACTCGGCGTTTGCCAACCTCGCTGCCGCCTCACCCATAAAAAAGGGAGACAAGATGCCGGATGTAGAGATCAAGATTGATGGCGTTGAGGGGAAATTGAATTTGGGCActgagaaggggaagaatgTGGTCGTTTTGGTTCCTGGAGCGTAAGTCAATTCGAATGATTTCGAGTGTTTGCATGCTTGGATGTCTGAGAGAATGCAGAGAGGGCTGAGCTTATATGTAACGAACGATACAGATTTTCAGGCGTCTGCTCATCCCAAGTCCCGTCTTACATCACCTCTTACTCTGATTTCAAAGCCAAAGGAGTCAACAATGTCTACGTCGTAGCAGTGAATGATATCTTTGTGGTGAACGCTTGGAAAGACAAGATGCTTGGGGAACTTGGCTCGGGGAAAGGGGAGGGAGTCAAGTTTGGTAAGTCAAACTCTCCGACTGGGATTGTTCTATGtttaattttttttttcaaatGCTATTAGCCGCCGACGACTCTGCCGCTCTGGCCTCCGCACTTGGCCTCACCTTTGATGCCCAACCCGTGTTCGGTGGACCTCGTCTCAAGCGAGGGGTGTTGGTCGTCAACGATGGCGTGGTAGAGTATGTTGGCGTGGAGGATAGTCCTGGTGATAGTGcgtctccatctcttttcttttttcctcttcatacCCTGTCCTAATGACAGTGGGATTATTTGATGACTGAAAAGTCAGAAGCTGATTTTGGACTGTGCCATGTGTAGTCACTGTCTCCGCCGCTGATAAAGTTATTAAGCAACTTTAAGTCGGCCTCACCCACGATGAATCATTGACatgaatgggaagaaaaaagaaatgtgTGAAATATTGCGTCGCATGTGCAAACGCGTTGACAGTagagaaagaatgaagggaGATGCAACATGATACTCCGTGCTGCTTTTGTGCACCGAAATGTCGTTCTGAATTGAGGTCCTTATACACGTACATGTACGAGATGGGTTGGTCATTGAAGGTTCCTTTCTCTCATGACTGAACTGCCTTTTGTTTACGGGTCTTCTGTGGAAATGGAGAACCGTGCCGTTACGAGCAACCAGGCAACTCTTCCATTGGTCGGCCCGTCGCTTGTCATCAGATTAGCTGAAGTTTACGATCATGTCCTTTTTAACTCAAAATATTTGTCCTGCGGCTGTTGGCAATCCGTTGTGAAATAGTTGCATTAAATAACTATTACTTAGATGAGAATAACTTCCAACTTATACTGGTAACCAAGTCCTTAATGTGAAAGTAATACAACCGTTTTTCTTGATTTTTGATCCCATGAATCGAGATTCCGTCTCGGGTCTAAATGCGAAGAGAAAATACAAAACAAAGACAAGACATGAACGGTGTCCGGTCTTTTTGAGTGCACCTAGTAAACGTAAACAAATTCGTCGTTCTTGAAGTCGGTCATATCGAGCAAAGCTAGAATGACTCGTCAACAATCTGTTAAAGCAAAGGGAGGGCAAAGGGGcagcagaaaaagaaactcACCATTTTGACCCAGTCGGTGTTCGGCATCATCATTACCATAAGCCTCGTACTTGGCGTTCATCGAAGTGTCCTTGATGTATTGAGGCTTGCCCACGGCGACACGCTGTCGCTGTCTCTGCTTGTtaagcaagaagagggcgaCAGTTGTAAAACCGATACAGGCGAGGAGGGCACAGAAAATGCCAAGAGTGGATTTGATACCGGGAAGATAATGAGGCTTGTCTTTGTCTTGGAAGAGCCTAGTGAAGGGAAACGGCAAGTCAATAGGGTGCGTATAGGGgcaagagggagatggacTTACAAAGGACCGATAATGTTACCAGCAGCAGAACCAGCGTTGTAGACACTCATAAGCAAAGCCTTCTTGGTCTGGCCACCAGTGTTGGCGACGATCCATGAGACAATAATGGGGTTGGCGCCATAGAGGAAAGCGAGAAGATAATAACCAACAAGGGCGGGACCTTGTTTGAGGACACGGGCAGAGTTCTCGACATAGAGCAAGACAAGACCGACAATGACGGGGATGACAAATGTGGCGAGAACGGCagacttgagcttgaatTTGTAAGCAGCGTAACAACCTGCGAGGATCGCAAGGAACTGGAGGAAACCGAATGGCATGTTAAGAAGGGAAGTGATTCTGCTGTTGAAGCCAAAGCCCTTGATAAGGGTAGGCCCGAAGATTGTAGTAACTGATGCACCGACATTCAAGAGCAATGCGAGggccaagaagagataTGACTTTACATCGTAGAAGAGTTCCCATACGTGAGACAATTTAAACTCGTTGGTACCAGTACCAGTTTGGTTAGCCCTCAATCGTTCGATACCTTTGGCCTTGTCTTCCTCGGAGAGGAATCGGGCAGAGGGAACATCGGCGTcaatgaagaagtagaTGATGGGAGCAGTGATGCAGGTAATACCACcgcagatgatgaaaatgagTTGCCAGACCTTGATGTGGGGAGAGGAAACGTGACTGAGgccaaaggaaagaatAGCGGCAACAATGGTGGCAAGACCGTTTGTTGAGTACCATGCAGCGACACGAACGGGCTGTTCGGATCGACGGTACCATTGCGCAGTGAGAATAGAGAAAAGTGGAAGACAACCGGCTTCGAAAAGACCAAGAAGGGCTCTAGACACCATTAAACCGCCGAAGCTATTGAAGACTTCTGTATCAGCGCATTGGTCAAATGGGTGTATGTCACCTCGGCGGAAAGAAATGACAATGACTTACTTGTGAGCGGCAGCCATGCAAGCTTGTGCAGCACCCCAGCCAAAGACCATTGCAGGCATGAGGTAACGAGCGGGAACCTTGACAATGAGATATGAAGAGAATGGTTGCCAAGCTAATTGGACGATGGCGTTGACTGAGCCTAGAAGAGAGTATTCGTTCTTGACGAGGTGGGTATCGGTGGACATTCCGAATGTGTTGGCGTAACCGAGAATCTACTTTGTTTAGGCAAGCCACTTGGGTTTAATGCAACTTGAACATACAGTCTTATCAAGAATTTGCAAGAAGTAGACCCATACAAGTAGAGAGAGGATGTACTTGTCTGTCAATCTCCTGATTCGTTTGTCCTGTGGAGGTGTCAGCCGACGAGCATTTGGAAAGTTAAAAAAGCAACCTACATCTTCGACCGTGACCTCGActcgctcttctccaatGTACTGGAGAGCCTTATCACCATGCTTCATCTCCTGCTGGGTTAGATGGTGGTGGCCATCCTTTTTGTCCAAGAtctccccatcctcgaTATGGTCGATACTGGCTTTCTCGTCCATGAACGCGGACATGCTGGCCGTTATTGGTGATTTCAAGGCTGAATAATGTTAAAAAATGGAACAAAAAAAGTGTCGAAGACAGTGATGGGTATTTACAGATAACTTGATTAGCTTGGGAAGAAAAGCTAGGACAGAAGCGAGCACAGTGGCATTATATACGCgacgagagggaaggaTAGATGGAAGGCTATAGATGGCTTTTCATTGTTGATCTGCCAAGGCTCAAAATTATCCCTGAATCCCCCGGGGTGCCCCGGTGGAGATCTAAGGGACATATTTGGTGCCTGAGCCCTTTTAGGTGGATGCCCCACAGGCCGTTTCCTGAATAGTGCAGAGCGATTGCGGGGAGTTAGGGAATTAACTCCGGCCCAAAATAAGCGCGAGCCAGctgaagacgaaggagcCCGATGCCTCGATCCACAACAGTGAATAGTGAGAAAAGCCAGGACCTTAACGGCATTTCGCGGCTCGAACTCGGTATTAAGAGATGGATCAGATCATGTGAGAGGAATCTGCTGCTAAGAAATGCATAGCGAGCGATCACGGTTATGAACTTGCAAATGCACGTGTCTCCTTATCAATAACCGCCGCAGAGCTTGTCCTCAAGTTTCTCACACTCCATAGGTCGATGTCCATCGTCGCCTAGGTTCTTGCCCCTTGATTTTACACCCATTTACACCCAcctttctttttgataATAATGAATGAAGGTGGTTAATATCTCAGTTGTCGGCATGATTCTATTCGCACTACGTCATAATATGGATAGCCACGCACGAGGTGGGTAATCTTCATATACAAAACAAGATGGATAGCATGATGGATAGATGGATACCAGAGGAATGATAACAAGTGGTGTGTCTTGCAATAAATACTAGGCAGCCTAAGTAAAGGCTaagcttgagaaggataaggaagaagcagagaagagacAGTCAACGCGTCATAGGCCTTGGTCAACATTGGATGTTCTCTTTCATTCGGACCGACCTTCCCGCATCGTCAAGAGTTTAACATCAGGTCTATGCATCGAGTCCCACCTATACTCATACACTCCTACATCAAACGTTCGTCAACCGCAATTTGTGTAGCCAACAATAACGAATAATGTCCACACAGGACAGTAGCATAGGTTATAGGCATTTCAAGTAGCCGTCGTTCAACGCTCATACCCTTTTTCCTAACGACAGCCCAGACTCgtttttttgcttttcttctcaagaGGCGAGGCCCGTCCGTCGCTCGGTCCGTTGTCCATTCCGGGTACCGAAAGATGGCGCTCGCTTGGCTTTTCTCACTATCTTTAATAGTGCCCGATGTTACTTTTCCTTGTATGTATGcactctcttttctccttctttgttGTATGATAAGAGTATGACAAGCGGCAATTCACGGGCATTTGTATTCCTTGGCGTATATTTTTTATATACATGACTTGGCACTTTTTATATGACCTATGCGTGAAGCTTTCGATCAAGAGAGTGATCTGTCTTAATCTCCACCGTCTCTGGCTAAAGACGGCATTCATTGATTACTTCTAGTTGTGCGAGTGATGAGAAGTTGAGTCAAAGCGGGAAGATCCTGAAGAGTGTCAACAATCTCTTCGGCCCGCAGCTGCCATAAACTGTAAAAGTTCGGCATTTGTTTGAACATATGGCGTATAGATAGTGGATggtagatgatgttggACCAACTAAACCTGTTTGCCTTTTATGCTTGCTATAGACAATCTTTGATAGCCTcttgagaaaagaacaaaatGTAACGACCTGAGATGGTGGGAATGTCTTTTGTTTTGATACGTATCAATTGGATTGTTTCGGATGCTTTTGCGGGCCGAAAAGGTCCTTCGGCTCACTTTCCCGGGGAGTATGAGAATTGGTAAGGCATGTAATCTTGaactttttttcttttttcggAATCTGAAGCGACGCCAGGTGTCAAAATGTGAAATCTGAAGTATCGAGTACATCAGTGGTAGTACATTCatgggaggaaaagattcACGCCAAGGTCGATGTCGGTTTCTAGTGAGTGAACTACTGCAAAATTGGCGAAGCGGGCCGGAGACCGTGAATGGTCAGACCTAGTTGGTCTGGCGGCATCCTACTTTGTGGTGGAGAATTTGATCCTTGTACACCGGCCCGCAGTGCCAAACTCGACTTTTACAATGAAGACATGTGAAGCAGAGAACAGAGGATAAAGTAAGAAGATAGGCTAGTCATTGGGTCAGCTTGCAAGAACCTTCCTTGCGTTGTGTAGTTGAGCACGAGGCTCTAGGGGTTCACTCATGTGGAATGAAAATAAgatattcttccaatcttcATTCACTTAGGTGGCCGGGCTCCTATTGTCCGTTTGTTCTTTTATGGCTTTTCGTCTGTTGTTGGTTAAACAGAAGCATACACCAGGTTTATACGTTACTTCCCCTCCTACACCTTTCGTCTTCACCGGAAACCATTGCATGGTCCTCGAAACCAAAAGGTCCCCAGTCATCATTCTTGCTCTCtatttctcttcctctcttgcTCAGGAGTACCCGACTCTCTACGTCTTCTCTGGCCAAAGTTTTAGAACTAGCATTATTATCATTATTATGTTCTGCAGTGCAAGGTCACAAGTCAAGaaacctcttcttgaggGGCCACGTGAAGACCACGTGTTTTTAAGTACGTTATTCATATTCTAATAAGCTCCACCGTTTTCCAAGCCACCGGAATCAGGCAACACACGACATGTATATAGAATTTGTATGCAGCTTTGAGAGACACTGGCAAGGGGTGCTTGGTGAAATGGAATGCATGGATGAGTCGTTTGAAGATACGATGTGACTGCTGCGCGCTTTGAACCATGAAAGGAGATGGCAAATCCACGTTTGTCATATCGAATATCCATCTTATTGAGTTTATTCCTATATTCTCTCTTATTTCCCCcccttctcattctcaaaTAACCCAACACTAAGAAAAACACACAAAAAGTTGCTTTAAGTCGACTGAATCGACACAGGTCCCCACAGCAACGGCCTTTTGGCAGAATCATAGGGCCGACGTAATACAATCCCCGTATAGAGatatttttcttttggcgACGTTTAATATTCAGCAAAACACGTTCCAAAATGGCGTCAGAACATCCTCAAGGTACGCAAGAACCACAAGACCAAAGTCCATGGCGCCGGCGTATGTCCCAGCCGCTTTCTATCCCCACTTTTCGTCCCAATATCCCCAATATTCCCCACCTCCGCGCTGCACTTCTCGGATATCTCGGTGAACTCGAGACCGCTCTCCGCCGTAAACTAGGAGATGATCTTTCCGAAATTGGAGGGGCCTTACATGGTGGTGGGAATGGTAGGGGCAGAACAAGATGGCGATCAGTGTCATTATCGCCTTCTATGTCAGCGGAGGATTGGACCACGTCGACGGAGAGTAATGATGGAGATTCATATTATGGCTATTCGTCTGCTCTTGCTggaccttcttcaacttccgAGGTTCGACAGCGTAATGCCACCATCAACGCCAATAGCAATGGTAGCCCCAATGCAAACACCAAAGCCCACAAAGACGCCAGTACAGATGCCACATCCACACAAGACAGCTATGTCAATCTCCTTAATCACCTCTCCGCCCTTCGCGAAGAAGCTTCTAATTACCTTCCTTCATTATCTGCACACATGCCGCTATCTATACCTAATCGGGAATGGCTTCGCTCCCTGCCCTCACGACTCTCCATCGTCGACCCCGGGCTGCTTTCTCCGCTCGATAAGGCGAAAATCAAGGATGAGCTTGCAGCGGTGATAGATTTTGAGAGTGGGGCGGTTGAGGgggcaagaaagaaggtggtggacATGGTTCACGCGTTGTTGCCTTCAGAGGATTGGGCAGGGTGGGAGAAATTAGGAtgggaggagcaggaagatggggatgggtgGAGACCAAGGGAATATGGACACAGGCGGGCACGATCAGCATCTCTTGGTCGATCCGGCAAAGGAAAACGCAAGCAAGACAATG
Above is a genomic segment from Cryptococcus deuterogattii R265 chromosome 8, complete sequence containing:
- a CDS encoding uncharacterized protein (genome sequence mistake), yielding MTYLTAHLPFQSNSPLPPPGSHLIISDTLNSPAQFALYHLVNAALLKQKSQSLSLTQARQTGNGGTEQVIKVVWVDFRGEGRSSWEAVLKKLGTPLPPPASPTFIHITPSSLPACIPSSSTSNANSPRIFPPLSSAAEDTTSERDGPNSETSIRCAYSAPPSTSAAAIRTLIKPQTRRRRITVSTHPRRPE